The following are from one region of the Nitrososphaerota archaeon genome:
- a CDS encoding ATP-dependent DNA helicase, which produces MSSIKEIVKEAQQFFAYDTCRKYQANVINAIYNALLNKHHVLLEAPTGWGKTSVALAASLAIQKERDLKIIYLCRTNQQIFTVLNELSKIKEKGININMLGLYGRNQLCIFKPIASIKNIAFYHACSAIKAAGKCPFYSLENEKFIKAYKIIPWNCKTIEDYKKMFLSISFCPYEGIISYLKDAEVIVTTYNHIFNNFMRFLLLKRMNTSLNKVLMIIDEAHNIPKFSQTISNIPLKLLIKAIKEAEKYGFNNIAEKIKEIYEQLSTIQLEEGEAIINAEIFTELKIIDFYNIGRYIQEQKIVNNKVPTSNLLILADFLSIIKEEDISLFLTLFDDKKFIEIVRFDPLRITKPIFDNIYSSILMSGTLSPVKAYIKMIGISNPLVLKIPYPFSKENIKVLLINGISTKLKERNEILYYKIYKLLNTIKWINVNELNIEYSFGVAAFFASHELLQNFLNFLNNYNFKLNWDDIFIEKQFMNANEINRLFTNFINIASKKHALLLAIQGGRLAEGVDFIANTLKVIIIIGIPYAKPTPKIKAMITAYSKIFGKGKLYAYVIPALWSSLQAAGRGIRGPNDICMIIFMDQRFKKLKKLIPLWMRSQMENYHIDNIEEVL; this is translated from the coding sequence TTGAGTAGTATTAAAGAAATAGTTAAAGAGGCTCAACAATTTTTTGCTTATGATACATGTAGAAAATATCAAGCTAATGTAATTAATGCTATTTATAATGCTTTACTTAATAAACATCATGTTTTATTAGAAGCTCCTACTGGATGGGGTAAAACTTCTGTTGCTTTAGCTGCTTCTCTTGCAATTCAAAAAGAAAGAGATTTAAAAATTATCTATTTATGTAGAACAAATCAACAAATTTTCACAGTTTTAAATGAACTTTCTAAAATTAAAGAAAAGGGAATAAATATTAATATGCTCGGATTATATGGAAGAAATCAACTTTGTATTTTTAAACCTATTGCTTCAATTAAAAATATTGCTTTTTATCATGCATGTAGTGCAATAAAAGCAGCTGGAAAATGTCCTTTCTATAGTTTAGAAAATGAAAAATTCATAAAAGCTTATAAAATAATTCCTTGGAATTGTAAAACAATTGAAGATTATAAAAAAATGTTTTTATCTATATCTTTTTGTCCATATGAAGGAATAATAAGTTATTTAAAAGATGCTGAAGTTATAGTAACAACTTATAATCATATTTTTAATAATTTTATGAGATTTTTATTGCTTAAACGTATGAATACCTCTTTAAATAAAGTTTTAATGATAATAGATGAAGCTCATAATATTCCAAAGTTTTCTCAAACAATTTCAAATATTCCATTAAAGCTTCTCATTAAAGCTATAAAAGAAGCTGAAAAATATGGATTTAATAATATAGCTGAAAAGATTAAAGAAATTTATGAACAATTAAGTACAATACAGCTTGAAGAAGGGGAAGCAATAATTAATGCAGAAATTTTTACTGAATTAAAAATAATCGATTTTTACAATATTGGTAGATATATTCAAGAGCAAAAAATAGTTAATAATAAAGTTCCTACTAGTAATTTACTTATTTTAGCAGATTTTCTTTCAATAATTAAAGAAGAAGATATTTCTTTATTTTTAACTCTTTTTGATGATAAAAAATTTATAGAAATTGTTAGGTTTGACCCATTAAGAATAACAAAGCCAATTTTTGATAATATTTATTCAAGCATATTAATGTCCGGAACACTTTCTCCAGTTAAAGCTTATATTAAAATGATTGGTATATCAAATCCGTTAGTTTTAAAAATTCCATATCCCTTTTCAAAAGAAAATATTAAAGTTTTATTAATTAATGGTATTTCAACAAAACTTAAAGAAAGGAATGAAATTCTTTATTATAAAATCTATAAATTGCTTAATACAATAAAATGGATTAATGTGAATGAGTTAAATATTGAATATTCTTTTGGAGTCGCTGCATTTTTTGCAAGTCATGAATTACTTCAAAATTTCTTAAATTTCTTAAATAATTATAACTTTAAATTAAATTGGGATGATATTTTTATTGAAAAACAATTCATGAATGCTAATGAAATAAATCGATTATTCACTAATTTTATAAATATTGCTTCAAAAAAGCATGCGTTATTACTTGCAATTCAAGGAGGTAGACTTGCTGAAGGAGTTGATTTTATAGCTAATACTTTAAAAGTAATAATAATCATAGGAATTCCTTACGCAAAACCAACTCCAAAAATTAAAGCAATGATAACTGCATATAGTAAAATATTTGGTAAAGGAAAACTTTATGCATATGTAATCCCTGCACTTTGGTCTTCTCTTCAAGCAGCTGGTAGAGGAATAAGAGGTCCAAATGATATTTGTATGATAATATTTATGGATCAAAGGTTTAAAAAATTAAAAAAGTTAATCCCATTATGGATGAGATCTCAAATGGAAAATTATCATATAGATAATATTGAAGAAGTGTTATGA
- a CDS encoding AN1-type zinc finger domain-containing protein, which produces MKCKICGKEEILPFKCSYCGEYFCSEHRLPEKHNCSMIWKAKTPKEKEYIPIIKKEGERFLEEENYYSVVKIPTYKYYRFSKKEVEHLAIGTLLVLLVGLSLFKEIIFSFFGIILITIIFTISFILHELAHKFIAQKNGLWAEFRLSISGTFLTLISIFLPFFKIISPGAVVIVGITSRKTTGKISMFGPLVNILLGNIFLLIFYIKTPYIILNKIMLYSALFNSMIALINLLPFGILDGYKVFLWNKAIWLIMFIASLSLFIICYMII; this is translated from the coding sequence ATGAAATGTAAAATATGCGGAAAAGAAGAAATTCTCCCTTTTAAATGTAGTTATTGTGGTGAATATTTTTGCTCTGAGCATAGACTTCCTGAAAAACATAATTGCTCAATGATATGGAAAGCAAAAACTCCAAAAGAAAAAGAGTACATTCCAATAATTAAAAAAGAGGGAGAAAGATTTTTAGAAGAAGAAAATTATTATTCAGTCGTTAAAATTCCTACTTACAAATACTATAGATTTAGTAAAAAAGAGGTAGAGCATTTAGCTATTGGAACATTATTAGTTTTATTAGTTGGTTTATCATTATTTAAAGAAATAATTTTTTCATTTTTTGGAATAATACTAATAACAATTATTTTTACAATATCATTTATTTTGCATGAATTAGCTCATAAATTCATTGCACAAAAAAATGGTTTATGGGCTGAATTCAGATTAAGTATTAGTGGCACATTCTTAACTTTGATATCCATATTTTTACCATTTTTTAAAATAATTTCTCCCGGTGCAGTTGTTATTGTCGGGATCACTTCAAGAAAAACCACTGGTAAAATATCTATGTTCGGACCATTGGTAAATATTTTATTAGGAAATATATTTTTATTAATCTTTTATATAAAAACTCCATATATTATTTTAAATAAAATTATGTTATATTCAGCATTATTTAATTCAATGATAGCTTTAATTAATCTATTACCATTTGGAATTCTTGATGGATATAAAGTTTTTCTATGGAATAAAGCTATATGGTTAATAATGTTCATAGCATCACTTTCATTATTTATTATATGCTATATGATTATCTGA
- a CDS encoding DUF362 domain-containing protein, which yields MIEQKVALLKNIEENIYEKIEEALKLCEADKIIDLKNRILIKPNYVIVEKEPYIHVTDPRIIIALIEWLKNRDIKNICISEGGWSVETAENAFKETGLIEVAKKYNVKLINLNKDKFITIKIPNSFNLKEVNIAKTILESDFIINVSKLKVHHIAGVTLCVKNLMGCIWPKNIIHEKIQEKLADLAKLIKTKINIIDGIIGSEEDEIYGRPIKMDIIIAGLNIVATDSIGCLSMGINPEKVKYLKLLEKEGLGIARKESIKVLGERIDRVFKKFKLPEKFMDWYSNMEEKENEM from the coding sequence ATGATAGAACAAAAAGTTGCTCTTTTAAAAAATATTGAAGAAAATATTTATGAAAAAATTGAAGAAGCTTTAAAATTATGCGAAGCAGATAAAATTATAGATTTAAAAAATAGAATATTAATTAAACCAAACTATGTGATTGTAGAAAAAGAGCCTTATATTCATGTTACAGATCCTAGGATAATAATTGCTTTAATTGAATGGTTAAAAAATAGAGATATTAAGAATATTTGTATATCGGAAGGGGGATGGTCTGTAGAAACTGCTGAAAATGCATTTAAAGAAACTGGATTAATAGAAGTAGCAAAGAAATATAATGTTAAATTAATAAATTTAAATAAAGATAAATTCATTACAATAAAAATTCCAAATTCATTCAATCTTAAAGAAGTAAATATTGCAAAAACTATTTTAGAATCTGATTTTATTATAAATGTTTCTAAACTTAAAGTACATCATATTGCTGGAGTAACATTATGTGTAAAAAATCTTATGGGATGTATATGGCCAAAAAATATTATACATGAGAAAATTCAAGAAAAATTAGCAGATTTAGCTAAATTGATAAAAACTAAAATTAATATTATAGATGGAATAATTGGTTCTGAAGAAGATGAAATTTATGGAAGACCTATAAAGATGGATATAATCATAGCTGGTCTTAATATTGTAGCCACAGATAGCATAGGATGCTTATCAATGGGGATAAATCCTGAAAAAGTAAAATATTTAAAATTGCTTGAAAAAGAAGGTTTAGGTATAGCAAGGAAAGAATCTATAAAAGTATTAGGTGAAAGAATAGATAGAGTATTCAAAAAATTTAAATTGCCTGAAAAATTTATGGATTGGTATTCAAATATGGAGGAAAAAGAAAATGAAATGTAA
- a CDS encoding PAC2 family protein gives MVNSIKYSKRTWIKILEKPILKSPIAIAASQGLRSVGRLALDYLIEYFNPKLIAEIYSYYFPLIHGSQPSYIPDPNLVGEAGILLFEEEIEIPCIKNYLIDSHEIILTYGYQADFKGQYEVVEAVLEFYKELGIKKIIILAGYTGGEENVCCAANNPNVLKEVEKYGLKPFYKGPFYGFSGILLGLSKFYNIDGLCLFGRTKPNIENPEKPDIEASKNILSVLSEILNLKIDFSNL, from the coding sequence TTGGTTAATTCTATTAAATATTCTAAAAGAACTTGGATTAAAATTCTTGAAAAACCAATTTTAAAATCTCCTATAGCAATTGCTGCTTCTCAAGGCTTAAGGTCTGTTGGTAGGCTTGCTTTAGATTATTTAATTGAATATTTCAATCCTAAGCTTATAGCAGAAATTTATTCATATTATTTTCCATTAATACATGGAAGCCAACCTTCATATATTCCTGATCCTAATTTAGTTGGTGAGGCGGGCATACTTTTATTCGAAGAAGAAATAGAAATTCCATGCATAAAAAATTATTTAATAGATTCGCATGAAATTATTTTAACATATGGTTATCAAGCTGATTTTAAAGGACAATATGAAGTTGTTGAAGCAGTTTTAGAATTTTATAAGGAACTTGGAATTAAGAAAATTATTATATTAGCTGGATATACAGGCGGAGAAGAGAATGTATGTTGTGCTGCGAATAATCCTAATGTTTTAAAAGAAGTAGAAAAATATGGATTAAAGCCATTTTATAAAGGACCCTTCTATGGTTTTTCTGGGATACTTTTAGGTTTATCAAAATTTTATAATATAGATGGATTATGTTTATTTGGAAGAACTAAGCCTAATATTGAAAACCCTGAAAAACCGGATATAGAAGCTTCTAAAAATATTTTATCAGTATTATCTGAAATATTAAATTTAAAAATAGATTTTTCGAATTTATAA
- a CDS encoding proteasome assembly chaperone family protein has translation MECKIILLKKPILKDPIMIAGLPGFGYVGKLSADYLIEKLNAELFGELYSPFFPPYVLVKENGLVELMKNEFYFVKNINNLDLIIFTGNTQAISSEGQYDVVEKTLDLAKDFNVKKLFTMAAYISERYNEERKVYGVASNIKLIEELKKYNVEIMKEGSISGINGLLFGLAKTRNIDSICLLGETPSYIIPSGRMIADPKASKAILSVLSNILNIPLDLKGLEKQAQYMEEIIRKIEEIERKAIEEATKGKRERVGYIG, from the coding sequence ATGGAATGTAAAATTATTCTTTTAAAAAAACCTATTTTAAAAGATCCTATAATGATTGCTGGATTGCCTGGATTTGGATATGTTGGAAAATTATCTGCAGATTATTTAATTGAAAAACTTAATGCAGAACTTTTTGGAGAATTATATTCTCCATTCTTTCCTCCATACGTATTAGTTAAAGAAAATGGTCTTGTTGAATTAATGAAAAATGAATTTTATTTTGTTAAAAATATTAATAATCTTGATTTAATTATTTTTACTGGTAATACTCAAGCAATTTCATCAGAAGGACAATACGATGTTGTTGAAAAAACTTTAGATTTAGCAAAAGATTTTAATGTTAAAAAGCTTTTTACAATGGCTGCATACATTAGTGAAAGATATAATGAAGAAAGGAAAGTTTATGGAGTAGCATCTAACATTAAATTAATAGAAGAATTAAAAAAGTATAATGTGGAAATTATGAAAGAAGGGAGCATAAGTGGAATAAATGGTTTATTATTTGGATTAGCAAAAACGAGGAACATTGATAGTATATGTTTACTTGGAGAAACCCCTTCATATATAATTCCTTCAGGTCGCATGATAGCTGATCCGAAAGCCTCTAAAGCTATTTTATCAGTATTATCTAATATTCTCAACATTCCTTTAGATTTAAAAGGATTAGAAAAACAAGCACAATACATGGAAGAAATAATACGTAAAATAGAAGAAATCGAAAGAAAAGCAATTGAAGAAGCAACAAAAGGTAAAAGGGAAAGAGTGGGATATATTGGTTAA
- a CDS encoding methyltransferase domain-containing protein, translating into MTKLKEQYDILAECYDDLYNNPQINYMHEIEKKVLLKYIKQGLVLDIGCGTGKQTLFLAKKHVKVIGLDISNEMIRKALEKAKNKNICDCFFIVGSGEFLPFKNNSFNNIISFFGALNHMPKYEIAIKEISRVLKKKGMAIISVANNFSIHWFLQEIKKGLSSIIKNFLKNEEYICIKILNGKILNIWTHYFSPKNLISLFKRNGFKTIKLGSIFLFVPPNYSPCKSLKMKISLRILFIIENIFRWVCPFNFFGEYLFLISEKL; encoded by the coding sequence ATGACAAAATTGAAAGAGCAATACGATATCTTAGCAGAATGTTATGATGATCTTTATAATAATCCGCAAATAAATTATATGCATGAAATTGAAAAAAAAGTTTTATTAAAATATATAAAGCAAGGCTTAGTTCTTGATATTGGTTGTGGAACAGGTAAGCAAACATTATTTTTAGCTAAAAAGCATGTGAAAGTCATAGGTTTAGATATTTCTAATGAAATGATTAGAAAAGCTTTAGAAAAAGCTAAGAATAAAAATATATGTGATTGCTTTTTTATAGTTGGTAGCGGCGAATTTTTACCATTTAAAAATAATTCCTTTAATAATATTATCTCTTTTTTTGGAGCATTAAACCATATGCCTAAATATGAAATAGCAATAAAAGAAATTTCAAGAGTTTTAAAGAAAAAAGGTATGGCAATAATTTCTGTAGCAAATAACTTTTCAATACATTGGTTTCTTCAAGAAATTAAGAAAGGGCTATCTTCGATTATAAAAAATTTTTTAAAAAATGAAGAATACATTTGCATAAAAATTTTAAATGGGAAAATCTTGAATATTTGGACCCATTATTTTTCACCAAAAAATTTAATTTCATTATTTAAAAGGAATGGTTTTAAAACGATCAAGCTTGGAAGTATTTTCTTATTTGTTCCTCCAAATTATTCTCCATGTAAAAGTTTAAAAATGAAAATATCTTTAAGAATTTTGTTTATTATTGAAAATATTTTTAGATGGGTTTGTCCATTCAATTTTTTTGGAGAATATTTGTTTTTAATATCTGAAAAATTATGA
- a CDS encoding archease, producing MDKGYKYLEHMSDLYIEAYGENLKEAFEEAAKATFNAITDLNKVSPIIKKEITIDGFDEYSLLYNWIEKLLQIFEIENFIPCIFNIKKIFKKEDKNILEAIIEGEEFDYNKHSQGIGIKSMTYALMEIIHEENKVIVRFLLDI from the coding sequence ATGGATAAAGGATACAAATATCTTGAACATATGTCAGATTTATATATTGAAGCTTATGGAGAGAATCTTAAAGAAGCTTTTGAAGAAGCAGCTAAAGCAACATTTAATGCTATTACGGATTTAAATAAAGTCTCTCCTATTATTAAGAAAGAGATTACTATTGATGGTTTTGATGAGTATTCTTTACTTTATAACTGGATTGAAAAACTTTTACAAATTTTTGAAATAGAAAATTTTATTCCATGTATTTTTAATATTAAAAAAATCTTTAAGAAGGAAGATAAAAATATTTTAGAAGCTATTATTGAAGGAGAAGAATTTGATTATAATAAACATTCTCAAGGAATAGGAATAAAATCTATGACTTATGCTTTAATGGAAATAATTCATGAAGAAAATAAAGTTATTGTTAGATTTCTTTTAGATATATAA
- a CDS encoding aldehyde ferredoxin oxidoreductase family protein produces MFKGGWVGKILRIDLNNKKSKIENLNEKIALDFIGGRGFAIKILWDELEKNVDPLSPNNKIIFSTGPLTGLPIPSSGKMQIASKSPLTNGYGDGNIGSKAAVQLKKAGYDALILEGKAKEHSIIFIENDEVFIEETNLWGKDTWQTQDILEKEYGADSGILLIGPAGENLVKYSIIFSEKGRAGGRPGLGAVMGSKNIKAIIIKGNKEIPIASEDTLIELGKKGYREIASSNNYNSWIRQGTMGVFEWCQVNSTLPTRNFSEGIFEYSENLDGNAMEKYFKVGQKGCPFCNMKCGNLCKINSGKFKGEVVEVDYENIGMLGPNLGIKDMDSVLSLNLIADKYGIDTISLGGVLAFVTEAFEKGFLKEEDLGLRVEWGDTKTYLKLIEMIISKEGFGKYMAEGTLALSERIGSNSKSFAMQIKGLEISAYECHTLHGMALAYGTSPIGAHHKDAWFISLEIAEGRDIVNKEKVEKLILMQRRRSFFETAVTCRLPWVEVGFNLDWYPKYLEAATGIKFTWDKIYEVCDRIYSLIRAFWIREYGYWNREMDYPPEKWFKQPYTKGPYAGRKLDKETYDKMLSWYYELRGWDERGVPKKSTLKNLGLDYVIPELEKIGIILKE; encoded by the coding sequence TTGTTTAAAGGAGGATGGGTAGGTAAAATTTTAAGAATTGATTTAAATAATAAAAAATCTAAGATTGAAAATCTTAACGAAAAAATCGCATTAGATTTTATTGGAGGAAGAGGATTTGCAATAAAAATACTTTGGGATGAGCTTGAAAAGAATGTAGATCCTTTAAGTCCTAACAATAAAATAATTTTTTCAACTGGACCACTTACTGGGCTTCCAATACCAAGTAGTGGGAAAATGCAAATCGCTTCAAAATCTCCTCTTACTAATGGTTATGGAGACGGTAATATAGGTAGTAAGGCTGCAGTACAATTAAAAAAAGCAGGATATGATGCATTAATACTAGAAGGTAAAGCTAAAGAACATAGTATAATTTTTATCGAAAATGATGAAGTTTTTATTGAAGAAACAAATCTTTGGGGTAAAGATACTTGGCAAACACAAGATATTCTTGAAAAAGAATATGGAGCAGATTCTGGAATATTATTAATTGGCCCTGCAGGTGAAAACCTTGTTAAATATTCTATAATTTTTTCTGAGAAAGGTAGAGCTGGTGGAAGACCTGGATTAGGGGCAGTGATGGGTTCAAAGAATATTAAAGCAATAATAATAAAAGGAAATAAAGAAATTCCTATTGCTAGTGAAGATACTCTTATTGAACTTGGTAAAAAAGGGTATAGAGAAATAGCATCATCAAATAATTATAACTCATGGATTCGTCAAGGAACAATGGGAGTTTTTGAATGGTGTCAAGTTAATAGCACATTACCTACAAGAAATTTTAGTGAAGGTATTTTTGAATATTCAGAAAACTTAGATGGTAATGCTATGGAAAAATATTTCAAAGTAGGTCAAAAAGGATGTCCTTTTTGTAATATGAAATGTGGAAATTTATGTAAAATAAATTCAGGGAAATTCAAAGGAGAAGTAGTAGAAGTAGATTATGAAAATATTGGTATGCTTGGTCCAAATTTAGGAATTAAAGATATGGATTCGGTTCTTTCTCTAAACTTAATTGCTGATAAATATGGAATAGATACTATTAGTTTAGGTGGGGTTCTTGCATTTGTAACCGAAGCTTTTGAAAAAGGATTTTTAAAAGAAGAAGATTTAGGATTAAGAGTGGAATGGGGAGATACAAAAACATACTTAAAACTCATTGAAATGATCATTTCAAAAGAAGGATTTGGAAAATACATGGCAGAAGGAACATTAGCTTTATCTGAAAGAATAGGTAGCAACTCTAAAAGTTTTGCGATGCAAATTAAAGGGCTTGAAATTTCTGCATATGAGTGCCATACATTACATGGAATGGCTTTAGCATATGGGACTTCTCCAATAGGAGCTCATCATAAAGATGCATGGTTTATTTCATTAGAAATAGCTGAAGGGAGGGATATAGTAAATAAAGAGAAAGTTGAGAAGCTTATATTAATGCAAAGAAGAAGAAGCTTTTTTGAAACAGCAGTTACTTGTAGGCTTCCATGGGTTGAAGTAGGTTTTAATTTAGATTGGTATCCAAAATATTTAGAAGCAGCTACTGGAATAAAATTCACATGGGATAAAATATATGAAGTTTGTGATAGAATATATTCTTTAATAAGAGCTTTTTGGATAAGAGAATATGGTTATTGGAATAGAGAAATGGATTATCCTCCTGAGAAATGGTTTAAGCAACCCTATACTAAAGGGCCTTATGCTGGAAGAAAGCTTGATAAAGAAACTTATGATAAAATGCTTTCATGGTATTATGAATTAAGAGGATGGGATGAAAGAGGGGTACCTAAAAAGTCTACATTAAAAAATCTAGGATTAGATTATGTTATACCAGAATTAGAAAAGATAGGAATAATTTTGAAAGAGTGA